The proteins below are encoded in one region of Methanofollis aquaemaris:
- a CDS encoding F420-dependent methylenetetrahydromethanopterin dehydrogenase, translating to MVVKVGIAKLGNIASGVMAELLLDERADREDMQTFMATSGTKLQPEDIDRVVVNMKAWEPDFCVVVSPNGILPGPTGAREQLAEAGIPCIVITDDVTGKKEQFAALKESQFGYIIMKADSMIGARREFLDPVEMADFNGNLVKVLALTGAFRKLQFELDKVIDQVKEGKKGADLVLPKVVMTSDKAVADEFSNPYAYAKARAAYEIAQAVAGVNVKGCFMTKGFENYVPIVASAHEMMRQAAYLCDEAREIEKAGDGIIRKPHKKDGVIVSKTTLISKPE from the coding sequence ATGGTAGTTAAAGTAGGAATTGCCAAACTGGGCAACATTGCCAGCGGCGTGATGGCAGAGCTCCTCCTCGATGAGCGTGCAGACCGTGAAGACATGCAGACCTTCATGGCCACGAGCGGTACCAAGCTCCAGCCCGAGGACATCGACCGTGTCGTCGTCAACATGAAGGCGTGGGAACCTGACTTCTGTGTTGTCGTCTCCCCGAACGGCATCCTTCCCGGACCGACCGGCGCTCGTGAGCAGCTCGCTGAGGCCGGCATCCCGTGCATTGTCATCACCGACGATGTCACCGGGAAGAAGGAGCAGTTCGCCGCCCTGAAGGAGAGCCAGTTCGGCTACATCATCATGAAGGCCGACTCCATGATCGGAGCCCGCCGCGAGTTCCTCGACCCCGTCGAGATGGCAGACTTCAACGGTAACCTCGTCAAGGTCCTCGCCCTGACGGGTGCGTTCCGCAAGCTCCAGTTCGAGCTCGACAAGGTCATCGACCAGGTCAAGGAAGGGAAGAAGGGTGCCGACCTCGTCCTCCCGAAGGTCGTCATGACCTCCGACAAGGCTGTTGCAGACGAGTTCTCCAACCCGTACGCCTACGCAAAGGCCCGCGCCGCCTACGAGATCGCTCAGGCGGTCGCCGGTGTCAATGTCAAGGGCTGCTTCATGACCAAGGGCTTTGAGAACTACGTCCCGATCGTTGCTTCCGCCCACGAGATGATGCGCCAGGCTGCGTACCTCTGTGATGAGGCCCGCGAGATCGAGAAGGCCGGCGACGGTATCATCCGCAAGCCGCACAAGAAGGATGGCGTCATCGTCTCCAAGACGACGCTCATCTCCAAGCCGGAGTAA
- a CDS encoding galactose-1-phosphate uridylyltransferase, whose product MFSVEEYAAGRVQIRREHLTGLTARLSPERIKRDISPPYVPPLREECPFCPGRVEQETPTFPDGTRIRCGESVTFPNLYPFASWHVVTVITGAHTVDQFSRRQLEDAFLGISRALSGQEHYASINWNFLPSAGASIAHPHLQGIADPGPTALQGRYLGESRRYYGGHGRSYWTDLVEHERASDRFLFEDDGTVWFASPVPIGEREVRGVLPLTTLEDLGPSVPALARGVLRVIECYRALGTRAFNMAIYFGRPEDAEYFSAFCSLIARVNPNPSSMTDSAFMERLHLEPVVMTLPEGLGQTFREMDSEGLIQV is encoded by the coding sequence ATGTTTTCGGTTGAAGAATATGCGGCCGGCCGCGTCCAGATCCGTCGGGAACACCTGACCGGTCTCACCGCCAGGCTTTCGCCGGAACGGATCAAGCGAGATATCAGCCCGCCCTATGTGCCTCCTCTGAGAGAGGAGTGCCCGTTCTGCCCGGGCAGGGTCGAGCAAGAAACCCCTACGTTCCCTGACGGCACCAGGATCCGGTGTGGGGAGAGCGTGACCTTCCCGAATCTCTACCCCTTCGCCTCCTGGCATGTGGTGACCGTGATCACCGGGGCCCACACCGTCGATCAATTCTCCCGGCGACAACTCGAAGACGCCTTCCTGGGAATATCCCGCGCACTCTCCGGACAGGAACATTATGCCTCCATAAACTGGAACTTCCTTCCTTCCGCCGGTGCGAGCATTGCCCATCCCCATCTCCAGGGGATCGCCGACCCCGGCCCCACCGCCCTCCAGGGCAGGTACCTCGGGGAAAGCAGGCGATACTATGGAGGCCACGGCCGGTCGTACTGGACCGACCTCGTCGAACACGAACGCGCCTCCGACCGGTTTCTCTTTGAAGACGATGGGACCGTCTGGTTTGCAAGCCCGGTCCCGATCGGCGAACGTGAGGTACGGGGTGTCCTGCCTCTGACGACCCTTGAAGACCTCGGCCCCTCTGTCCCGGCCCTCGCCCGCGGCGTCCTCCGGGTGATCGAGTGTTACCGTGCCCTGGGCACGCGGGCATTCAATATGGCGATCTACTTCGGGCGTCCCGAAGACGCGGAATACTTTTCTGCCTTCTGCTCCCTCATCGCACGGGTCAATCCCAACCCCTCCTCGATGACTGACTCGGCCTTTATGGAGCGCCTCCACCTTGAGCCCGTGGTCATGACCCTGCCCGAGGGCCTGGGGCAGACCTTCAGGGAAATGGACTCTGAGGGATTGATACAAGTCTGA
- a CDS encoding 5,10-methylenetetrahydromethanopterin reductase, whose translation MSYGIEFVPGNISVKQVVNYTKLAESKDIDYAWITNHYNNRHCYPTLAAIAMSTDTIKMGPGIMNTFTDTPASIASFMCTLNEISDGRAVLGIGPGDLSTLPKIAIQGEKPVARLREGVQQIRALCSGEEVKKTGEMQFFDYDGAKLTGVQLPGKKGIPVYIGAQGPKMLELAGTMGEGSLINASNPKDFEIAIPIIKAAQEAAGRKKHDVGAYTAMSIDKSEKKARNAAKIVAAFIAAGSPPALLERHGLDAGNVAAIKDALGRFDFKAVGGLVTDAEIDAFTIAGTPDMVAQKCEDLKAAGVTQIIFGSPLGPDMTNSIRLLGKYVV comes from the coding sequence TTGAGTTATGGAATTGAATTTGTGCCAGGCAACATCAGCGTAAAGCAGGTTGTCAATTACACCAAGCTCGCGGAATCGAAGGACATCGACTACGCGTGGATCACCAACCACTATAACAACCGCCACTGCTACCCGACCCTGGCGGCTATTGCAATGAGCACCGACACGATCAAGATGGGCCCGGGCATCATGAACACCTTCACCGACACCCCGGCGTCCATTGCGTCGTTCATGTGCACCCTGAACGAGATCTCCGACGGCCGTGCCGTTCTCGGTATCGGACCCGGCGACCTCTCGACCCTCCCGAAGATCGCGATCCAGGGCGAGAAGCCCGTCGCTCGTCTGAGAGAAGGTGTCCAGCAGATCCGTGCGCTCTGTTCAGGTGAAGAAGTCAAGAAGACCGGCGAGATGCAGTTCTTCGACTACGACGGTGCCAAGCTCACCGGCGTCCAGCTCCCCGGCAAGAAGGGTATCCCCGTGTACATCGGTGCCCAGGGCCCCAAGATGCTCGAGCTCGCCGGAACCATGGGTGAGGGTTCCCTCATCAACGCTTCCAACCCCAAGGACTTCGAGATCGCCATCCCGATCATCAAGGCAGCCCAGGAAGCCGCAGGTCGCAAGAAGCACGACGTCGGTGCCTACACCGCTATGTCCATCGACAAGAGCGAGAAGAAGGCCCGCAACGCCGCGAAGATCGTCGCTGCATTCATCGCCGCAGGCTCCCCGCCAGCACTCCTTGAGCGCCACGGCCTCGACGCCGGCAATGTTGCCGCCATCAAGGACGCCCTTGGTCGCTTCGACTTCAAGGCCGTCGGTGGCCTCGTCACCGACGCCGAGATCGACGCCTTCACCATCGCAGGCACCCCTGACATGGTTGCCCAGAAGTGCGAAGATCTCAAGGCTGCCGGTGTCACCCAGATCATCTTCGGGTCCCCACTCGGTCCCGACATGACCAACTCGATCCGTCTGCTCGGCAAGTACGTCGTCTGA
- a CDS encoding tubulin/FtsZ family protein codes for MRVLAIGLGGAGSRIVDRLYDHDRRSKVFCMSALAIDLDTNTLLQLDALPSDSQVFFPPIDPANPYDVETNIDIEEVMTRIQRVDTVDIDAILIFAGLGGTMVDLIPRIMPQMRETFLEPIFAVVTLPCVAEGKKCSAKAADDLEMIQELTDATIVFDNETWYKKIRTSGARGIADPFGNASYDRNPRLVNSLLNEQIARRIGLLLRAGEFNNEGLDVGELVLDAGEVLNTLTGMGTVAVGYAVERLHTSPLDILGSWKTARQYMEGSHQRAARIVKLAKRAIYEEISVPCDLTSAQKALVLVAGPSHELSLKGFVTVRKWIDRSIAGLEMRSGDYPVKNTRFVGIIIVLADVQNVPRIEELKLLREEYRQELEEEAMHARTEEEFLVVGDNVEVGTGGWTREDPLAPFMVPSSGGDRVTEEYSMPGKYDAPERHDEMLELHGGKKTRKREEDDGVLRLNLSSDHLKRTEDDDRPVIVSGVGKQQPREITRMTSVGLPQAPKDSALGMTESHAFVKKPKEVDFTGVKVDTIPMAKDDVLSGKGIHLRDTVKKANDDVFNGGRIRLKDVVKKAKDDILEGKKVKLSDVTMPVDAVLRGKKIAPKKAPKEIKPGKGKISVFEDTEENGGEERTDGLDWIT; via the coding sequence ATGCGAGTCTTGGCAATCGGACTGGGGGGTGCGGGCAGCAGGATAGTTGACCGCCTCTACGACCATGACCGACGCAGCAAGGTCTTTTGTATGAGCGCTCTCGCCATCGATCTTGATACAAACACGCTCCTCCAGCTCGATGCCCTTCCTTCCGATTCGCAGGTCTTCTTCCCGCCGATCGATCCTGCCAATCCCTATGATGTCGAGACGAACATCGATATCGAGGAGGTGATGACGAGGATCCAGAGGGTCGATACGGTGGATATCGACGCAATCCTGATCTTCGCGGGTCTTGGCGGGACGATGGTCGACCTGATCCCACGCATCATGCCCCAGATGCGTGAGACCTTCCTCGAACCGATCTTTGCGGTGGTCACGCTCCCTTGCGTAGCAGAGGGAAAGAAGTGTTCGGCAAAGGCGGCGGACGACCTGGAGATGATCCAGGAACTCACCGACGCCACGATCGTCTTCGACAATGAGACATGGTACAAGAAGATCAGGACGTCGGGGGCGCGAGGGATCGCCGATCCCTTCGGCAACGCCTCGTACGATCGGAATCCTCGCCTCGTAAACTCGCTCCTCAACGAACAGATCGCCCGCCGGATCGGTCTTCTCCTCAGGGCCGGCGAGTTCAATAACGAGGGGCTTGATGTCGGAGAACTCGTCCTCGATGCAGGCGAGGTGCTCAACACCCTCACCGGTATGGGGACGGTCGCGGTCGGGTATGCGGTCGAACGTCTCCACACCAGTCCGCTGGATATCCTAGGTTCCTGGAAGACGGCCAGGCAGTATATGGAGGGGTCGCACCAGAGGGCGGCGCGGATCGTCAAACTGGCAAAGAGGGCGATATACGAGGAGATTTCAGTGCCCTGCGATCTCACCAGCGCCCAGAAGGCTCTTGTCCTGGTGGCGGGACCGAGCCATGAACTGAGTCTCAAGGGTTTTGTGACGGTGAGGAAGTGGATCGACCGGAGCATCGCCGGCCTGGAGATGCGGTCCGGAGATTACCCGGTGAAGAACACCAGGTTCGTGGGGATTATCATCGTCCTCGCCGATGTGCAGAATGTGCCCAGGATCGAGGAGTTGAAGCTCCTGCGTGAGGAGTACAGGCAGGAGCTTGAGGAAGAGGCGATGCATGCCAGGACAGAAGAGGAGTTCCTGGTCGTCGGGGATAATGTGGAAGTGGGAACAGGAGGATGGACCAGAGAAGATCCGCTCGCCCCGTTCATGGTGCCGTCATCAGGTGGAGATCGCGTGACTGAAGAATATTCTATGCCCGGAAAGTATGACGCCCCTGAGAGGCATGATGAGATGCTCGAACTTCATGGGGGGAAGAAGACCAGAAAGCGCGAAGAGGATGATGGAGTTCTCAGGCTCAATCTCTCAAGCGATCATCTGAAGCGAACAGAGGATGATGACAGGCCGGTCATCGTCTCGGGTGTCGGGAAACAGCAGCCGCGGGAGATCACCAGGATGACCTCGGTTGGTCTTCCCCAGGCACCGAAGGACTCGGCCCTCGGGATGACCGAGAGTCATGCTTTTGTGAAAAAACCAAAGGAGGTCGATTTCACAGGAGTCAAGGTAGATACCATCCCGATGGCAAAGGACGATGTGCTCAGCGGCAAGGGCATCCATCTCAGGGATACGGTCAAGAAGGCAAACGACGATGTCTTCAATGGGGGGCGTATCCGTCTCAAAGATGTCGTGAAAAAGGCAAAAGATGACATCCTGGAGGGGAAGAAGGTCAAACTCTCCGATGTGACGATGCCGGTCGATGCGGTCCTGCGCGGAAAGAAAATCGCTCCGAAAAAGGCTCCAAAGGAGATCAAACCCGGTAAGGGGAAGATCTCGGTCTTCGAAGATACAGAGGAGAACGGGGGAGAGGAGCGGACGGACGGGCTCGACTGGATCACGTAG
- a CDS encoding DUF128 domain-containing protein, whose translation MSQIRTERKYIEILRILKEHPDPMGAKRLSELMAEHGFVLSDRAVQYYLRSLDEMGFTNKVGNRGRVLTPKGVSEIESALVGERIGFIISKLERLAVRTTFDPTTCTGDVAYNLSIVPDPEVDRVREAFDAVLATRCGFFSSYRLVDNDPRVPPGHTGFITVCSVTMDGVLQRLGVPVEMKYGGRLAVRDGRPARFTDLVSYRGTSIDPLQLFISAGLTSIREYVTTGTGTALANVRKVPLPAQEYVEEIAGAMRSAGFLFPVGMGEKVFNLSEEPYRLSIVSYSSMNLVGHAFELGCAIRTEIGAGTIPFSRILST comes from the coding sequence ATGAGTCAGATCCGGACCGAGCGCAAATACATCGAGATCCTCAGGATCCTCAAAGAGCACCCCGACCCGATGGGCGCCAAGAGGCTCTCTGAACTGATGGCCGAACACGGCTTCGTCCTCTCCGACCGTGCGGTCCAGTACTACCTCCGCTCCCTCGACGAGATGGGGTTCACCAACAAGGTCGGCAACCGCGGCCGGGTTCTCACCCCGAAGGGGGTCTCTGAGATAGAGAGTGCCCTCGTCGGCGAGCGGATCGGGTTCATCATCTCCAAACTGGAACGTCTTGCGGTCAGGACCACCTTCGACCCCACCACCTGCACCGGCGACGTCGCCTACAACCTCTCGATCGTCCCCGACCCCGAAGTCGACCGGGTGAGAGAAGCATTTGACGCGGTACTTGCAACCAGGTGCGGATTTTTCAGTTCATACCGCCTCGTCGACAACGACCCTCGCGTCCCACCTGGCCACACCGGGTTCATCACCGTCTGCTCAGTCACCATGGACGGCGTCCTCCAGCGCCTCGGCGTCCCGGTGGAGATGAAATACGGCGGCAGACTCGCCGTCCGCGACGGCCGCCCCGCCCGGTTCACCGACCTCGTCTCCTACCGCGGGACAAGCATCGACCCGCTCCAGCTCTTCATCTCTGCCGGCCTCACCTCGATCCGCGAGTATGTCACCACCGGCACCGGCACCGCCCTTGCAAATGTCAGAAAAGTCCCGCTCCCTGCACAAGAATATGTCGAAGAGATCGCCGGCGCCATGCGTTCGGCCGGCTTCCTCTTCCCGGTTGGCATGGGAGAAAAAGTGTTCAACCTTTCAGAAGAACCTTATCGACTCTCCATCGTCTCATATTCCAGCATGAACCTCGTCGGCCATGCCTTCGAACTGGGATGTGCGATCAGGACCGAGATCGGCGCAGGCACCATCCCGTTCTCCCGTATCCTCTCTACGTGA
- a CDS encoding dCTP deaminase — MILSSAEIQSRLMMPGGAGRLVITPFNDASLQPASYDLRAGEEIVLAPGTVTLVPSMEHVEIPGDVAATLRCRSSYARRGLLLGGGFVDPGFRGQLTLCLVNMGAEEVVLPEGERVVQMILHEVGDGAACYNGRYQDSEGVVEAR, encoded by the coding sequence ATGATCCTCTCATCTGCCGAGATCCAGTCGCGCCTGATGATGCCCGGGGGGGCGGGACGGCTGGTCATCACGCCCTTCAATGATGCCTCCCTCCAGCCCGCCTCCTACGACCTCCGCGCCGGTGAAGAGATCGTCCTCGCGCCCGGCACCGTCACCCTCGTCCCGAGCATGGAACACGTGGAGATCCCCGGCGACGTCGCCGCCACCCTCCGCTGCCGCTCCTCCTATGCCAGACGCGGCCTCCTCCTCGGTGGTGGCTTTGTCGACCCCGGGTTCAGGGGACAACTCACCCTCTGCCTCGTCAACATGGGGGCCGAGGAAGTCGTCCTCCCTGAAGGCGAGCGGGTCGTGCAGATGATCCTCCACGAAGTCGGCGACGGTGCCGCCTGCTACAACGGGCGCTACCAGGACAGCGAAGGAGTGGTCGAAGCCAGATGA
- a CDS encoding VWA domain-containing protein encodes MKDRSRAGCLFVFIGLLIICMAVTPAQGLQISVKTDTEWLVAGDTGGAVVTATVNGSDGHPLKGVNVAFSCDTTMGSLSRMVVETDKNGLAVTTFLPGEKSGIAQINVTARYGVDTGASTFEQEIDHASPYRLHSLECENEVTAGSTTGIVLSMEDEYGNLIDARNINEVEAVAFYVGSPGDGAYFENGKKEIVVPVSEGGEVRVSLTTATTAGENIVYIDFPGAIDSRYLTITGLANGEPSTIYQMVSPKAESLDEDDYPEQPLDRSFSITYALYDQHGNAAGDRQIKINVRSVSGSLTAGEWIVTTNSQGKAMITYGPSERAGVVDIVATAVDNSSVTRAQRVGFYSTTPTNMILTAVPQTIASRDVKKDLVSHVKAKVTDTRGNPVRNESVSFRLIGVDNGIYLVTDDPEISNNTRTSEIKGVSLLATTDKDGLATIDFYPGAFTVDPENSRYSSMASGNATIQAVWGDQKENITISFRNYPYLSVSTSVEPRTVTVNGTVNVTVQLTGDGWALQSRPIDVVLCTDRSGSMLKNTTTISGYNQYDQEWIKQESIDDRMVHAMAAAKVFVSKMKSAKDRIGLVSFGQNGTTNLDGYYYKYWAGRDYIYEIYYVPVWDIKKNDWKLIELYSEWEPDESDDNDYISKHYNNSQTYSGPATRDLELISTYRTVNTEIDNWLPCGGTPMREGLYQSVQMIIDRPRPSDNPVKAIVLLTDGEWNTGGNPEGGDEAKSLGDLGNRNVIQYANESDIKIFTIALGDEPSHEELRRYAEDTGGKFYSATAGDDLTRVYEDIAQKLQEAAGVNTTMDLYFDRVMINTTPTSDVFEYQYQDPVSTREEKYWTHNNSVFWGPESYDQSSDWEDNTLSFNIEDIYLNQTWETTFCLKVLKEGNIDIFGNESRIHFNGTLGETELGLPHTFITAVQVLKETNVTTADIQVDSLNTSVDSGILDLSWHLTYTGNEDVIQEVTYQISPDNVWWDGTWQVADMISLSSGVEMNGTYSSSLDQRGKQGWYKIRISALEDIPGGVCDEVTYNGIIQVGKDERAYIRLE; translated from the coding sequence ATGAAGGATCGATCCCGTGCCGGATGCCTGTTCGTTTTTATCGGGCTTCTTATCATTTGCATGGCCGTCACGCCCGCGCAAGGTCTGCAGATCTCGGTCAAGACCGATACTGAGTGGCTGGTCGCGGGCGACACCGGGGGGGCGGTGGTGACTGCGACGGTGAACGGCAGCGACGGTCATCCGCTGAAGGGGGTCAATGTTGCCTTCTCGTGTGACACTACTATGGGATCGCTCTCCCGGATGGTGGTCGAGACCGATAAGAACGGGTTGGCGGTGACGACGTTTTTGCCGGGGGAGAAGAGCGGCATCGCACAGATCAATGTGACGGCCAGGTACGGCGTGGACACGGGGGCCAGCACCTTTGAACAGGAGATCGATCATGCGTCACCGTACCGGCTTCATTCTTTAGAGTGTGAGAATGAGGTCACGGCCGGTTCGACGACAGGGATCGTTCTTTCAATGGAGGACGAGTATGGGAACCTGATCGATGCTCGCAATATAAATGAAGTTGAGGCGGTGGCCTTCTATGTCGGGTCTCCGGGGGATGGTGCCTATTTTGAGAATGGGAAAAAGGAGATCGTCGTCCCGGTTAGTGAAGGGGGGGAGGTTCGTGTCAGCCTTACCACCGCTACGACGGCGGGGGAGAATATTGTCTACATAGACTTTCCAGGTGCCATCGATTCACGCTATTTGACCATCACCGGGCTTGCAAACGGCGAACCATCCACCATCTACCAGATGGTTTCTCCAAAAGCGGAGAGTTTAGATGAGGACGACTATCCCGAACAACCGCTGGACAGATCGTTTTCCATCACCTACGCCCTCTATGACCAGCATGGAAATGCTGCCGGGGATCGTCAGATAAAAATAAATGTCCGTTCGGTTTCCGGTTCCCTGACGGCAGGTGAGTGGATCGTCACGACAAATAGTCAGGGAAAGGCGATGATCACGTACGGGCCTTCGGAGCGAGCCGGTGTTGTAGATATTGTCGCGACTGCTGTCGATAACAGCAGTGTTACACGCGCGCAACGCGTGGGCTTCTACAGCACCACACCGACCAATATGATCCTCACCGCCGTCCCCCAGACCATCGCAAGCAGAGATGTGAAAAAGGATCTCGTCTCTCATGTCAAGGCGAAAGTAACTGACACGAGGGGCAATCCCGTCCGAAATGAAAGTGTTTCATTCAGGCTTATCGGTGTCGACAATGGGATATATCTGGTGACTGATGATCCGGAAATCTCGAATAACACCCGCACATCCGAGATAAAAGGTGTGTCCCTTCTTGCTACTACCGATAAGGACGGATTAGCCACTATTGATTTTTACCCCGGCGCCTTCACCGTGGATCCAGAGAATTCACGGTACAGCAGCATGGCCTCGGGGAATGCAACCATTCAGGCTGTATGGGGAGATCAAAAAGAGAACATTACCATTTCTTTCAGGAACTATCCGTATCTCAGCGTCAGTACCTCTGTCGAGCCCCGGACCGTGACCGTGAACGGCACGGTGAATGTCACGGTTCAGTTGACCGGCGACGGGTGGGCCCTCCAGTCAAGGCCGATCGATGTGGTGCTCTGTACTGATCGGTCGGGGAGTATGTTGAAGAATACCACCACGATTTCTGGGTATAATCAATATGATCAAGAGTGGATTAAGCAAGAGTCGATTGATGACCGTATGGTCCATGCGATGGCCGCGGCGAAGGTCTTTGTCTCGAAGATGAAATCGGCGAAGGACAGGATCGGCTTGGTATCGTTTGGTCAGAACGGCACAACTAATCTGGATGGTTACTATTATAAGTATTGGGCGGGACGGGATTATATCTATGAAATATATTATGTTCCCGTATGGGATATTAAAAAAAATGATTGGAAATTAATCGAACTTTACAGTGAGTGGGAACCTGATGAAAGCGATGACAATGACTACATCTCTAAACACTACAATAACTCGCAAACATATAGTGGTCCCGCCACACGCGACCTCGAGTTGATATCAACGTACAGGACTGTCAACACCGAAATTGACAACTGGCTTCCTTGTGGTGGAACACCAATGCGAGAAGGCCTGTACCAATCGGTGCAGATGATCATCGACCGCCCGCGGCCCTCTGACAATCCAGTTAAAGCGATTGTTCTCCTGACTGACGGAGAGTGGAACACAGGTGGGAATCCAGAAGGAGGAGATGAAGCGAAGTCTTTGGGCGATTTGGGCAATAGAAACGTCATCCAGTACGCAAACGAAAGTGACATCAAGATCTTTACAATCGCCCTCGGCGACGAACCGAGCCATGAAGAACTCCGGCGCTACGCCGAAGACACCGGCGGTAAGTTTTACAGCGCCACCGCAGGTGACGACCTGACGCGGGTCTATGAGGACATCGCCCAGAAACTCCAGGAGGCGGCGGGTGTCAATACCACGATGGACCTGTACTTCGATAGGGTCATGATCAATACCACCCCCACCAGCGATGTCTTCGAATATCAGTACCAGGATCCGGTATCGACGCGGGAAGAAAAGTACTGGACACATAACAACTCGGTCTTCTGGGGGCCTGAGTCCTATGACCAGAGTTCCGACTGGGAAGATAATACGCTCTCCTTCAATATCGAGGACATCTACCTCAACCAGACCTGGGAGACCACGTTCTGCCTTAAGGTTCTCAAAGAGGGCAATATCGATATATTCGGCAACGAATCCAGGATCCATTTCAACGGTACGCTTGGAGAGACAGAACTGGGTCTCCCCCACACCTTTATCACTGCTGTCCAGGTGCTCAAAGAGACCAATGTCACCACGGCGGATATTCAGGTGGACTCTCTAAACACTTCGGTGGACTCCGGCATCCTTGATCTCTCCTGGCATCTTACCTATACCGGGAATGAAGATGTGATACAGGAGGTCACATACCAGATCAGCCCGGATAATGTCTGGTGGGATGGCACATGGCAAGTGGCCGATATGATCTCTCTCTCTTCAGGCGTGGAAATGAATGGCACATATTCGTCCAGCCTTGACCAGAGGGGGAAACAAGGATGGTACAAGATCCGGATTTCTGCGCTGGAAGACATTCCCGGTGGGGTATGTGACGAGGTGACCTATAACGGAATCATCCAGGTGGGGAAGGATGAACGTGCGTATATCAGACTTGAATAA